One region of Marivirga arenosa genomic DNA includes:
- the rplX gene encoding 50S ribosomal protein L24, which yields MERRKNKQKKFHIRKGDTVKVIAGNSKGKTGKVLEMLGDKDRAIVEGANVVTKHNKPSANSPQGGIDKVEAPIHLSNLMLVDPATGDATRVGRKLDENGKLQRYSKKTGEVIKNG from the coding sequence ATGGAAAGGAGAAAAAACAAACAAAAGAAATTTCATATCCGTAAGGGTGACACTGTAAAAGTTATTGCTGGTAATTCTAAAGGCAAAACTGGAAAAGTGTTAGAAATGTTAGGTGACAAAGATAGAGCTATCGTTGAGGGAGCTAATGTTGTAACTAAACACAACAAGCCATCTGCGAATAGTCCTCAAGGAGGTATCGATAAGGTAGAAGCGCCAATTCATTTAAGTAACTTAATGTTAGTAGATCCTGCAACAGGTGATGCTACCAGAGTTGGACGTAAGCTCGATGAAAACGGTAAATTGCAAAGATATTCAAAAAAAACGGGGGAGGTAATCAAAAATGGCTAA
- the rplD gene encoding 50S ribosomal protein L4 — MELSIIKHTGEDTGRKISLSDAIFDIEPNDHAIYLDVKQKMANARQGTHKSKERAEISGSTRKIKKQKGTGTARAGSIKSPIFKGGGRVFGPRPKDYSFKLNKKLKSLARKSALTYKAKDQMISVLEGFTFNEIKTKHYTEMLSKLSLGDKKTLLVLPESDKNIVLSGRNVKNAQVTTVDSLNTYDVLHADQLLFVEGSIEKIENLFK, encoded by the coding sequence ATGGAGCTTTCAATTATAAAACATACAGGCGAAGACACCGGAAGAAAAATTTCTTTATCGGATGCCATCTTTGATATAGAGCCTAATGATCACGCTATCTACTTAGACGTGAAACAAAAAATGGCTAATGCGAGACAAGGAACGCATAAATCGAAAGAAAGAGCGGAAATTTCTGGTTCTACTAGAAAAATTAAGAAGCAAAAAGGTACTGGTACAGCTCGTGCTGGTAGTATCAAATCACCTATATTCAAAGGCGGTGGTAGAGTTTTCGGTCCAAGACCAAAAGACTACAGCTTTAAATTGAATAAGAAGTTAAAGTCATTAGCAAGAAAGTCAGCATTGACTTATAAAGCTAAAGATCAAATGATATCAGTATTAGAAGGTTTTACTTTCAATGAAATTAAAACTAAGCACTATACTGAAATGTTAAGCAAGTTGTCTTTAGGAGATAAAAAGACACTTTTAGTTCTTCCAGAATCTGATAAGAACATTGTCTTATCTGGAAGAAATGTAAAGAACGCACAGGTAACTACAGTTGATTCATTAAATACATATGATGTACTTCATGCTGATCAGTTGCTTTTCGTTGAAGGTTCTATAGAGAAAATTGAAAACTTATTTAAGTAA
- the rplC gene encoding 50S ribosomal protein L3 has translation MSGIIGKKIGMTSIYGVDGRNVACTVIEAGPCVVTQVKKEETDGYSAIQLGYEERKEKNTPNALKGHFKNAQTTPKKKLVEFREYEGEEAFVENYSLGQTVTIGDVFEEGDFVDVAGSSKGKGFQGVVKRHGFGGVGQATHGQHNRQRAPGSIGGASYPARVFPGMRMAGRTGGNRVKNTNLKVLKLIPEKNLLLVSGSVPGAKNSFVIIEK, from the coding sequence ATGTCTGGAATAATAGGAAAAAAAATCGGAATGACTAGTATCTACGGTGTCGATGGACGAAATGTCGCATGCACGGTGATAGAGGCTGGTCCTTGTGTGGTTACACAAGTAAAAAAAGAGGAAACCGATGGTTATTCTGCTATTCAGTTGGGCTATGAAGAGCGCAAGGAAAAGAATACACCAAATGCATTGAAAGGGCATTTCAAAAATGCTCAAACAACACCTAAAAAGAAACTCGTTGAGTTCCGTGAATACGAAGGCGAAGAAGCTTTTGTTGAGAACTACAGTTTAGGACAAACTGTAACAATTGGCGATGTATTCGAAGAAGGTGATTTTGTTGATGTTGCAGGTTCATCTAAAGGTAAAGGATTCCAAGGTGTTGTAAAACGTCATGGTTTCGGTGGAGTTGGTCAAGCAACTCATGGTCAGCACAACAGACAGAGGGCACCAGGTTCAATTGGTGGTGCTTCTTATCCGGCAAGAGTATTTCCGGGTATGAGAATGGCTGGTAGAACTGGAGGTAATAGAGTGAAAAACACTAACCTTAAGGTTTTAAAATTGATCCCTGAGAAAAACTTATTATTAGTAAGTGGCTCAGTACCGGGTGCTAAAAATTCATTTGTAATAATAGAGAAATAA
- the rpsS gene encoding 30S ribosomal protein S19 — protein sequence MARSLKKGPYIDFRLEKKVDNMNESGKKSVIKTWSRRSMISPDFVGHTFAVHNGNKFIPVYVTENMVGHKLGEFSPTRNFRGHINKKDKGKR from the coding sequence ATGGCTAGATCATTAAAAAAAGGACCTTATATCGACTTTCGTCTTGAAAAGAAAGTTGATAATATGAATGAATCCGGTAAGAAATCGGTTATCAAAACTTGGTCAAGAAGATCTATGATTTCTCCTGATTTTGTTGGTCATACTTTTGCAGTACACAATGGGAATAAATTTATCCCTGTTTATGTAACTGAAAACATGGTAGGACATAAGTTAGGTGAGTTTTCTCCTACTAGAAACTTCAGGGGTCATATAAATAAAAAAGATAAAGGTAAGAGATAA
- the rplP gene encoding 50S ribosomal protein L16 gives MLQPKRTKFRKKQKGRVKGIAQRGHNIAFGSFALKSLEPGWITSRQIEAARIAMTRAMKRQGQVWIRIFPDKPITKKPAEVRMGKGKGAPEYWVATVKPGTIMFEAGGVTMDLAKEALRLAAQKLPVKTKFSVRRDYAENPIL, from the coding sequence ATGTTACAGCCAAAAAGAACAAAATTTAGGAAAAAGCAAAAAGGTAGAGTAAAAGGGATTGCTCAAAGAGGGCATAATATCGCTTTTGGTAGTTTTGCTTTAAAGTCACTGGAGCCGGGTTGGATTACCAGTAGACAGATAGAAGCCGCAAGGATTGCTATGACAAGAGCAATGAAAAGACAGGGTCAAGTTTGGATCAGAATATTTCCAGACAAGCCTATAACCAAAAAGCCTGCAGAGGTTAGGATGGGTAAAGGTAAAGGTGCTCCAGAATACTGGGTAGCAACTGTTAAACCTGGAACAATTATGTTTGAAGCAGGTGGTGTAACAATGGATTTAGCCAAAGAAGCTTTAAGATTGGCTGCACAAAAGTTACCTGTTAAAACTAAGTTTTCTGTTAGAAGGGATTACGCTGAAAACCCAATATTATAA
- the rpsQ gene encoding 30S ribosomal protein S17 gives MERNLRKERVGLVVSNKMDKSITVSVERKVKHPIYGKFVKKNTKFMAHDESNDCTIGDTVRIQETRPMSKNKKWRLVEIVERAK, from the coding sequence ATGGAAAGAAACCTTAGAAAGGAAAGAGTAGGGTTAGTTGTTAGTAACAAAATGGATAAGTCCATTACCGTTTCTGTTGAAAGAAAGGTTAAACACCCTATATATGGTAAATTCGTGAAGAAAAATACCAAATTCATGGCTCATGATGAGTCTAACGATTGTACAATTGGCGATACTGTCAGAATACAAGAAACTAGACCAATGAGTAAGAATAAAAAATGGAGATTAGTAGAAATTGTAGAAAGAGCTAAATAA
- the rplV gene encoding 50S ribosomal protein L22, with protein sequence MEAIAKLNNVPTSPRKMRMVVDLIRGEKVNRALNILKFESKHGAARVEKLLLSAIANWQQANPDTDLEDADLIVKSVKVDSGRILKRLRPAPQGRAHRIRKRSNHVTLIVDSAADEAVLAETDNAENK encoded by the coding sequence ATGGAAGCAATAGCTAAATTAAATAACGTACCTACATCTCCTCGCAAAATGAGGATGGTAGTGGATCTTATCAGAGGTGAAAAAGTAAATCGTGCATTAAACATATTAAAGTTTGAATCTAAGCATGGTGCTGCTAGAGTAGAAAAATTATTGCTTTCTGCAATTGCCAACTGGCAACAGGCAAATCCAGATACTGATCTTGAAGATGCTGACTTAATCGTTAAGTCTGTTAAAGTGGATAGTGGAAGGATTTTAAAAAGATTAAGACCCGCTCCTCAAGGTAGAGCTCACAGAATTAGAAAAAGGTCTAACCATGTAACTTTGATTGTTGACAGTGCTGCGGATGAAGCGGTATTGGCTGAAACTGATAACGCTGAAAATAAATAA
- the rpsN gene encoding 30S ribosomal protein S14, whose amino-acid sequence MARKAVIARERKRERLVAKYADKRAELKANGDYEALDKLPKNASPVRLHNRCKLTGRPKGYMRKFGISRVTFREMASQGKIPGVTKASW is encoded by the coding sequence ATGGCTAGAAAAGCAGTAATTGCCAGAGAAAGAAAAAGAGAAAGACTAGTTGCTAAATATGCAGACAAGAGAGCTGAGTTAAAAGCTAATGGCGACTATGAAGCTTTAGATAAATTACCAAAAAACGCTTCTCCTGTAAGATTGCACAATAGATGTAAATTAACAGGTCGTCCGAAAGGATATATGCGTAAATTTGGAATCTCTAGGGTAACCTTCCGTGAAATGGCTTCACAAGGTAAAATACCAGGAGTAACCAAAGCGAGCTGGTGA
- the rplE gene encoding 50S ribosomal protein L5 — protein MANPRIKDLYLGEIIPALKEKFQYSSAMEVPKLTKIVINKGIGAATADKKLVDTGVEELTMISGQKAVATYAKNSISNFKLREGMPIGAKVTLRGERMYEFLDRLLSVSLPRVRDFQGVKDKGFDGRGNYTLGVKEQIIFPEISIDKVTTISGMDITFVTTSKTDEESYELLKAFGMPFASKNNK, from the coding sequence ATGGCTAATCCAAGAATAAAAGATTTATACCTGGGTGAAATAATTCCCGCTTTGAAAGAAAAGTTTCAGTACAGCTCTGCGATGGAAGTTCCTAAGCTTACAAAAATCGTTATCAATAAAGGTATCGGTGCTGCTACTGCTGATAAGAAATTAGTTGACACTGGTGTAGAAGAGTTAACAATGATTTCTGGTCAAAAAGCTGTAGCAACGTATGCAAAGAATTCAATCTCTAACTTTAAGTTAAGAGAAGGGATGCCTATCGGAGCAAAAGTAACACTAAGAGGAGAAAGAATGTATGAGTTTTTGGATAGATTATTATCTGTTTCATTACCTCGTGTACGTGATTTCCAAGGTGTTAAAGATAAAGGCTTTGACGGAAGAGGTAATTATACTCTTGGTGTTAAAGAACAAATAATTTTCCCAGAAATTAGTATTGATAAAGTAACTACTATTTCTGGTATGGACATTACATTTGTAACCACTTCCAAAACGGACGAAGAGAGCTATGAATTATTAAAAGCTTTCGGAATGCCTTTTGCTAGTAAAAACAATAAATAA
- the rpsC gene encoding 30S ribosomal protein S3, protein MGQKVNPIGFRLGVVRGWESNWYGGKGLSFSEKLIEDQKIREYILARIPKGGISKIVIERTLKRITLTVHTARPGVVIGKGGSEVDKLKEELKKLTGKDVQINIFEIKRPELDAKLIGESIGQQLKARISYRRAMKQAIASAMRVGAQGIKIKVSGRLGGAEMARTEMYKEGRIPLHTLRADIDYETTHAHTIYGTIGVKVWVFKGEVFGKRDLSLNVGASQSGKGSGPANNRRSERPKRKRK, encoded by the coding sequence ATGGGACAGAAAGTTAATCCAATAGGTTTTCGTTTAGGTGTCGTTCGTGGTTGGGAATCCAACTGGTACGGAGGAAAAGGTTTGTCTTTTTCTGAAAAACTAATAGAGGATCAAAAAATAAGAGAATATATATTAGCTCGTATTCCTAAAGGTGGAATATCTAAAATTGTTATCGAAAGAACTTTAAAGAGAATTACTTTAACTGTTCACACTGCTAGACCTGGTGTTGTTATCGGTAAAGGTGGTAGTGAAGTAGATAAATTGAAGGAAGAGCTTAAAAAATTAACTGGTAAAGACGTTCAGATCAACATTTTTGAGATCAAACGTCCTGAATTAGACGCTAAATTAATTGGTGAGTCTATCGGACAGCAGTTAAAAGCTAGAATCTCTTATAGAAGAGCAATGAAACAAGCTATTGCTTCTGCTATGAGAGTAGGTGCTCAGGGTATTAAAATTAAAGTTTCTGGTCGTTTAGGCGGAGCGGAAATGGCACGTACCGAAATGTATAAAGAGGGAAGAATTCCTTTGCATACATTGAGAGCGGATATTGACTATGAAACAACACATGCTCACACCATTTATGGTACAATTGGTGTGAAAGTATGGGTATTCAAAGGTGAAGTATTCGGCAAGAGAGACTTGTCGTTAAACGTTGGGGCGAGCCAATCAGGAAAAGGTAGTGGCCCGGCTAATAATAGAAGAAGTGAACGTCCTAAAAGAAAGCGTAAATAA
- the rpsH gene encoding 30S ribosomal protein S8 yields the protein MVTDPIADFLTRVRNAIKANHRIVEVPASNLKKSITKVLHEKGYILNYKFEENNSQGNIKIALKYDPETKTPAISNLERVSKPGLRKYSDAENLPRVLNGLGVAIMSTSKGVITDKEARSLNVGGEVLCYVY from the coding sequence ATGGTAACTGATCCAATAGCTGATTTTCTTACAAGGGTTCGTAATGCTATAAAAGCAAATCACCGAATCGTAGAAGTACCTGCTTCGAATTTAAAGAAGAGTATTACAAAGGTACTTCATGAAAAAGGTTATATCCTAAATTATAAATTTGAGGAAAATAACTCACAAGGTAATATTAAAATTGCTTTGAAATATGATCCTGAAACAAAAACTCCAGCTATTTCTAATTTGGAGAGAGTTTCAAAACCAGGGTTAAGAAAATACTCTGATGCTGAAAATCTTCCAAGAGTATTAAATGGTTTGGGTGTTGCAATTATGTCAACATCTAAAGGAGTGATCACTGACAAAGAGGCACGTTCTCTTAATGTTGGTGGGGAAGTATTATGCTACGTATATTAA
- the rplF gene encoding 50S ribosomal protein L6, which translates to MSRIGKSLIKLPQDVTLEIAKDNLVTVKGSKGTLTQQVDPAISVENNDGVVKLERATESKRHKAMHGLYRALLNNMVTGVSEGYKKQLELVGVGYKATVQGNVLELNVGYSHSIFLGLPEEVKASAETVKGQNPIVTLESFDKQLIGQVAAKIKSLRTVEPYKGKGIRFVGEQVRRKAGKTAAK; encoded by the coding sequence ATGTCACGAATAGGTAAAAGTCTTATAAAACTACCTCAAGATGTAACTCTTGAAATTGCTAAGGATAACTTAGTAACAGTAAAGGGTTCCAAGGGTACTTTAACACAGCAAGTTGATCCAGCTATATCTGTGGAGAATAATGATGGAGTAGTGAAGCTAGAAAGAGCTACGGAATCTAAGAGACATAAAGCGATGCATGGATTGTATAGAGCTTTATTGAATAACATGGTTACCGGAGTTTCAGAGGGGTACAAAAAGCAGTTAGAGCTAGTTGGGGTAGGTTATAAAGCTACAGTACAAGGGAATGTATTAGAGTTAAACGTAGGTTACTCTCACAGTATATTTTTAGGTTTACCTGAAGAGGTGAAAGCTTCTGCTGAAACGGTTAAGGGTCAAAATCCTATCGTTACTCTAGAAAGTTTTGATAAGCAATTAATTGGTCAAGTAGCCGCTAAAATTAAGTCCTTACGTACTGTTGAACCGTACAAAGGTAAAGGAATTAGATTTGTTGGTGAACAAGTTAGACGTAAAGCAGGTAAAACTGCCGCTAAATAA
- the fusA gene encoding elongation factor G, which yields MARDLRLTRNIGIAAHIDAGKTTTTERILYYTGVSHKIGEVHDGAATMDWMEQEQERGITITSAATTVFWPYKGEEYHINIIDTPGHVDFTVEVNRSLRVLDGLVFLFSAVDGVEPQSETNWRLADNYKVSRIGFVNKMDRDGADFLNVCRQVKEMLGTKSVPLQLPIGAEGNFKGVVDLVEMKAFVWNEEDNGMTWEEVEIPADMQDEVNEYREHLLESVAEYDESLMEKYFDDPESITRDEVIAALRAATLDLAFVPMMCGSAFKNKGVQTLLNYVMELLPSPLDRDNIVGTNPDTEEPTSRKPTAEDPFSALAFKIATDPFVGRLCFVRSYSGTLESGSYVFNTRTNKKERISRIFQMHANKQNQIEKLHAGDIAAVVGFKDIKTGDTLCNENHKIVLESMVFPDPVIGYAIEPKTQADVDKMGMAIAKLVEEDPTLQVNTDEETGQTILRGMGELHLDIIMDRLRREFKVDVNQGAPQVAYKEAITTLVDHKEVYKKQSGGKGKFADIVFKLSPAEENEKGEIEPGLQFDNKITGGVIPKEFIPAIQKGFTEAMSNGPLAGYPIEAMKVELYHGSFHDVDSDALSFELAARIGFKEAAKKAGPQLLEPVMKVEVTTPDEYTGPVTGDLNKRRGLMKGMDPKGAAQIIRADVPLSELFGYVTDLRTITSGRATASLTFSHYDPVPQNIAEEVIAKSKGETVK from the coding sequence ATGGCAAGAGATCTCAGACTAACACGTAATATAGGTATCGCTGCTCACATCGATGCCGGAAAAACTACTACTACTGAAAGGATTTTATACTATACTGGTGTAAGTCACAAAATTGGTGAGGTTCATGATGGTGCTGCCACTATGGACTGGATGGAACAAGAGCAGGAAAGAGGTATTACTATTACTTCAGCTGCAACTACTGTGTTCTGGCCATACAAGGGTGAAGAATACCATATCAATATCATTGATACTCCAGGTCACGTTGACTTTACTGTAGAGGTAAACAGATCTTTAAGAGTATTAGACGGTTTAGTTTTCTTATTCAGTGCTGTTGATGGTGTTGAACCTCAGTCAGAAACTAACTGGAGACTAGCAGATAACTATAAAGTATCAAGAATCGGTTTCGTTAACAAAATGGACCGTGATGGTGCAGACTTCCTAAATGTTTGTCGTCAGGTAAAAGAAATGTTAGGGACTAAGTCAGTTCCTTTACAGTTACCAATTGGTGCAGAAGGAAACTTCAAAGGCGTTGTCGACTTAGTTGAAATGAAAGCTTTCGTTTGGAACGAGGAAGATAACGGAATGACTTGGGAAGAGGTTGAAATACCTGCCGATATGCAAGATGAGGTAAACGAATACCGTGAACACTTGTTAGAATCAGTAGCAGAGTATGATGAGTCTCTAATGGAGAAATACTTTGATGATCCTGAATCTATTACAAGAGATGAGGTAATTGCTGCATTGAGAGCTGCAACCTTAGATCTTGCATTTGTTCCAATGATGTGTGGATCAGCATTTAAAAATAAAGGAGTTCAGACTTTATTGAACTATGTAATGGAATTATTACCTTCTCCATTAGATAGAGATAATATTGTAGGTACAAATCCTGATACTGAAGAGCCTACAAGTAGAAAGCCAACTGCAGAAGATCCATTTTCTGCATTAGCATTCAAAATTGCTACTGATCCATTCGTAGGTCGTTTATGTTTCGTAAGATCATATTCTGGTACTTTAGAATCAGGTTCTTATGTATTCAATACTAGAACGAATAAAAAAGAAAGAATTTCTAGAATCTTCCAAATGCATGCAAATAAGCAGAACCAAATTGAAAAGCTTCATGCTGGTGATATTGCTGCAGTGGTTGGTTTTAAAGATATAAAAACAGGAGATACTCTTTGTAACGAGAATCACAAGATTGTTCTTGAATCAATGGTCTTCCCAGATCCAGTTATTGGTTATGCAATTGAGCCTAAAACTCAGGCAGATGTTGATAAGATGGGTATGGCTATCGCTAAATTAGTGGAAGAAGATCCTACGCTTCAAGTCAATACTGATGAGGAAACAGGTCAGACTATCCTTAGAGGTATGGGTGAGTTACACTTGGATATCATCATGGATCGTCTAAGAAGAGAATTCAAGGTTGATGTTAACCAAGGTGCTCCTCAGGTAGCATATAAAGAAGCTATCACAACTTTAGTTGATCACAAAGAGGTTTATAAAAAGCAGTCTGGTGGTAAAGGTAAATTTGCGGACATCGTTTTCAAATTATCTCCTGCTGAGGAAAATGAAAAGGGTGAAATCGAACCAGGTTTACAATTTGATAACAAAATTACTGGTGGTGTTATTCCAAAAGAATTTATACCAGCAATCCAGAAAGGTTTCACTGAGGCAATGTCTAATGGTCCTTTAGCTGGTTATCCAATTGAGGCTATGAAAGTTGAGCTTTATCATGGTAGTTTCCACGATGTCGATTCTGATGCTCTTTCTTTCGAATTAGCTGCAAGAATAGGTTTCAAAGAAGCTGCTAAGAAAGCAGGTCCTCAATTACTTGAGCCAGTAATGAAAGTTGAGGTTACAACACCAGATGAATATACTGGTCCTGTAACTGGTGACTTGAATAAGAGAAGAGGTTTAATGAAAGGTATGGATCCTAAAGGCGCTGCACAAATTATCAGAGCAGATGTTCCTTTATCAGAGTTGTTTGGTTATGTGACTGACTTAAGAACGATCACGTCCGGTAGAGCAACAGCTTCATTGACTTTCTCACACTATGACCCAGTACCTCAAAATATTGCTGAAGAAGTAATTGCAAAATCTAAAGGGGAGACTGTTAAATAA
- the rplB gene encoding 50S ribosomal protein L2: MAVKKLRPVTAGQRYRLAPVYTELSKVSPEKSLLAPSKKSGGRNNSGRMTMRYLGGGHKQSLRIIDFKRNKLNIPAKVATLEYDPGRTAFIALLHYADGEKRYIIAPNGLKVGDTILSGKGIAPEVGNALPLTDIPLGTIVHNIEIKPGAGGAISRSAGSYAQLLAREGKYATLKLPSGEMRLVLSACMATIGTVSNADHMIVKLGKAGRKRWLGRRPRTRAVVMNPVDHPMGGGEGRASGGHPRSRKGLLAKGLKTRAPKKYSNKLIIGKKK, from the coding sequence ATGGCAGTTAAAAAATTAAGACCAGTTACAGCTGGACAACGATATAGATTAGCACCGGTTTATACGGAATTAAGTAAGGTATCTCCAGAGAAATCTTTACTTGCTCCTAGTAAAAAATCAGGTGGTAGAAATAATTCAGGACGTATGACTATGCGCTACTTAGGTGGTGGTCATAAGCAGAGTCTTAGAATTATCGACTTTAAAAGAAATAAATTAAATATCCCTGCTAAGGTAGCTACTTTAGAGTATGATCCGGGTAGAACAGCATTCATTGCATTATTGCACTATGCTGATGGTGAAAAAAGATACATCATCGCGCCTAATGGGTTAAAAGTAGGGGATACTATTTTATCAGGTAAAGGAATTGCTCCTGAAGTAGGTAATGCGCTTCCTCTAACTGATATACCTCTAGGTACGATCGTTCATAATATCGAGATTAAGCCTGGAGCAGGTGGCGCTATTTCTAGAAGTGCTGGATCTTACGCTCAGCTTTTAGCGAGAGAAGGTAAATATGCTACATTGAAATTACCTTCAGGTGAGATGAGATTAGTACTAAGTGCTTGTATGGCAACCATTGGAACTGTATCGAATGCAGATCACATGATTGTTAAGTTAGGTAAAGCTGGACGTAAACGTTGGTTAGGTAGAAGACCTAGAACGAGAGCGGTTGTTATGAACCCGGTTGATCACCCAATGGGTGGTGGTGAAGGTAGAGCTTCAGGAGGTCACCCAAGATCAAGAAAAGGTTTATTAGCGAAAGGTTTAAAAACCAGAGCACCTAAGAAATATTCCAATAAATTAATTATCGGTAAAAAGAAATAA
- the rpsJ gene encoding 30S ribosomal protein S10: MNQKIRIKLKSYDHNLVDKSSDKIVRAVKTTGAVVSGPIPLPTEKEIFTVLRSPHVNKKSREQYQLCTFKRLVDIYSNSAKTVDALMKLELPSGVDVEIKV; encoded by the coding sequence ATGAATCAGAAAATAAGAATAAAGTTAAAATCATACGATCACAATTTAGTTGACAAGTCTTCTGATAAAATTGTGAGAGCTGTAAAGACAACTGGTGCAGTAGTAAGTGGTCCAATACCTCTTCCTACAGAAAAAGAGATTTTTACAGTATTGCGTTCTCCGCACGTAAACAAGAAGTCACGTGAGCAATATCAATTATGTACTTTCAAGAGATTAGTTGATATTTATTCAAACAGCGCAAAAACAGTTGATGCTTTAATGAAACTAGAACTTCCTAGTGGAGTTGATGTAGAGATTAAAGTATAA
- the rplN gene encoding 50S ribosomal protein L14 codes for MIQQESRLSVADNSGAKEVLCIRVLGGTKKRYASIGDKVIVTVKSALSSSNLKKGTVSRAVIVRTKKEVRRKDGSYIRFEDNAAVLLNPNDEPRGTRIFGPVARELREKQFMKIVSLAPEVL; via the coding sequence ATGATACAACAAGAGTCAAGATTAAGTGTAGCGGATAATAGTGGTGCCAAAGAGGTATTGTGTATCCGTGTATTGGGTGGTACTAAAAAGAGGTATGCTTCCATTGGTGATAAAGTGATTGTTACTGTAAAGTCTGCTCTTTCTTCAAGTAATTTGAAAAAAGGTACCGTTTCTAGAGCTGTGATCGTACGCACTAAGAAAGAGGTGAGAAGAAAAGATGGTTCTTATATTCGCTTTGAAGATAATGCAGCAGTATTATTGAACCCTAATGATGAGCCAAGAGGTACTCGTATTTTCGGACCTGTTGCTAGAGAATTGCGTGAAAAGCAATTCATGAAAATTGTTTCTTTAGCACCTGAAGTATTATAA
- the rpmC gene encoding 50S ribosomal protein L29, whose product MKNADIKKLSIDELNENIKVEGQKLHKLKFAHAISPIENPMQIRDTRKNIARLQTELRSKVLAK is encoded by the coding sequence ATGAAAAACGCAGATATTAAGAAATTATCCATTGACGAGCTCAATGAGAATATAAAAGTTGAAGGACAAAAACTTCATAAGTTGAAGTTTGCACATGCTATCTCTCCTATAGAGAATCCTATGCAAATAAGAGATACTCGTAAGAATATTGCTCGTTTGCAGACTGAACTAAGAAGTAAAGTACTTGCTAAATAA
- the rplW gene encoding 50S ribosomal protein L23: MSVLIKPLVTEKVSDLNEKGKYGFVVDVNANKIQIKAEVEKTYGVNVESINTMRYLGKQKSRYTKSRILTGRKPSFKKAIVTVAEGEVIDFYSEI; encoded by the coding sequence ATGAGCGTTTTAATTAAACCACTTGTAACGGAAAAAGTCTCAGACCTCAACGAAAAAGGTAAATATGGATTTGTTGTAGATGTTAATGCTAACAAAATCCAAATTAAAGCTGAGGTTGAAAAAACGTACGGTGTAAATGTTGAGAGTATCAACACTATGAGATATTTGGGTAAACAAAAATCTCGATACACCAAGTCTAGGATCTTAACTGGAAGAAAACCTAGTTTCAAAAAAGCAATTGTAACTGTAGCAGAAGGAGAGGTAATCGATTTCTACAGCGAAATTTAA
- the rplR gene encoding 50S ribosomal protein L18: MAISKQNRRARIKKGIRRKISGTAETPRLSVFKSNRAIYAQVIDDLKGHTLAAANSLELGAKSNADIDTSAKVGEAIAKRAKEAGIETIVFDRGGYRFHGRVKALADGARKGGLKF, from the coding sequence ATGGCTATTAGTAAACAAAATAGACGAGCTCGAATTAAAAAAGGTATCCGTAGAAAGATCTCTGGTACTGCTGAAACACCTCGTTTGTCGGTATTTAAAAGTAACCGTGCCATTTATGCACAAGTTATTGACGACTTAAAAGGTCATACATTAGCAGCTGCCAACTCATTAGAATTGGGCGCTAAAAGTAATGCTGATATCGATACTTCTGCAAAAGTAGGAGAAGCTATTGCTAAAAGGGCTAAAGAAGCCGGTATTGAAACAATAGTTTTTGATAGAGGTGGATATAGATTTCACGGTAGAGTAAAAGCATTGGCAGACGGTGCTCGTAAAGGTGGCTTAAAATTCTAA